The following nucleotide sequence is from Portunus trituberculatus isolate SZX2019 chromosome 6, ASM1759143v1, whole genome shotgun sequence.
CAACACTAAAAATTTTCAAGCTACCcggagaacaaataaataaatcaatagataagtaaataaataaataatagggtGTTTTTTGAGGCCAATATTCGTTTCTTTTATATGTGGATGAGATTTTTGGCACAGTTCGTTAGTATTTGATTGAAAGGTGTTAATGTTGATAGGGCAAGATTAACAGGTGTTGGTAGGGCAGGTggtggcttctctctctctctctctctctctctctctctctaacattattTAAGACCTACATGGACAAATACAAGTTTTCTCTtacattctcattctctctctctctcaaagcaaccagagagagagagagagagagagagagagagagagagagagagagagagagagagagagagagagagagagagagagagagagagagagagagagagagagaggtaagcagagaaaaagtgtgtgtgtgtgtgtagtgtgtgtgtgtgtgtgtgtgtgtgtgtgtgtgtgtgtgtgtgtgtgtgtgtgtgtgtgtgtgtgtgtgtgtgtgtgtgtgtgtgtgtgtgtgtgtgtgtcccttgttGTGTCTAATTCTGTCCCCATGTAGAAAGTCAAAGGTCAAGGGCTTTGTttggtaatggtgtgtgtgtgtgtgtgtgtgtgtgtgtgtgtgtgtgtgtgtgtgtgtgtgtgtgtgtgtgtgtgtgtgtgtgtgtgtgtgtgtgtgtgttgttgttttattttcgttttgtcatatttttttctttatttcacgttTTActaaatccttttttttttctttctttctttctttttttgtgtgtgcgtgtgcctgtaTGTGcacataagacacacacacacacacacacacacacacacaaggccacaCCCCCCCTACAAACACTGTAACCCTAAACACATCACTatagagagagagctgtgtgtgGTGGGCGGGCACAGGGCCAGCACCCAGCACTGCCCTGCCACCCTTACACACACCACCATgacacagacaccaccacccacacacccacttgGCAACCCCCCTGCGGCCCTACTCTGGGAGCCGCCATCCCGCTCCCCCCCCCGCCCACTGCCACCTACCTTCCTGCGGGTGTCTGAGGTGGCGGGGCTGTCTGATCGGCGCCTCTTGCTGCCCTTCGCTGCTCTCACTCCACTGTTTgggatggttaggttaggttaggtcattaataaataaatataaataaaataaatgaaatataatgataagaaaaataaactgaatgaaaagaagataaataaataaatgtaaggattaaaacagttaggttaggttattcaattttctttaggTGTAAGATAGAGAATTGTCaaggggtaaaaaaaataataatagataaaaataaataaaacaagggcCATTAGAATAGCTAATATATAATACAGTAAGGGTAGACAtctaacaaatgaaaaaaataaaataaataaataaataaataaaaataaaataaataaataaatagaaaaataataataataataaataaataaataaataaataaaatgaaaaatgagataattaggttaggttaggttagattacattattattattattattatttattttttcattcttttttttaggttacgtttattaggttaggtaagttttttttttatttatttatttattattttttttaaggttaggttaggtttgttcggttaggataggttaggttaggtttgtttatgCTCAATTACGGATTCTCAACCTGCAGTTCATGAGTCTCCAGGTGTTCACAAGACTTCCATTGGTCCTTAGATGGCTGAGCTAATAACATCCTTAGCAGTGCCTTTGTACATTGAGTCAGTGGGTCACTATGTTAATACTGTGTTCAGTGGCAGATTACTGGAGGTTCAGGGAGATGGTCTTAGGACTCAGAGGGTTAATAACAAAGGAAACGTTCAGAATCCCTGCTCTAGAtcttaaaaaaatcaataaataaaatagaatagaacaaaatagaataaataaataatagagctAGAATTAAAGAGTTGTAGcttaaaaagatacaagaaaataccttaaaaattaGGTTAGGCTGTCACtgaaaaaactgaataaaacatgaaggatgaaaaagtcttataagtgaaaaaaataaaataaaaataaataaaaaaaacgaaaataatgaaaaaaataaaaaaataaaaaaaaattgttatatCAAATTAGGAAACAGTTTTGTTCAtttaagcaacacacacacacacacacacacacacacatcttacctGTCCGACtcagagctggaggaggaggaggaggagctggaagaggacgaggaagaggaggaggaggaagaggaggaggtggaggaggaacgaTGACGCCTCTttgccttctccttcttcttcttcttggtgtctctcttcttcctcttgggcGAGTCACTCCTGTGTGTAAGTATGTACATGTCACTCTCGggaaacgcacacacacgcacacggcaCTCGGAAAAACTtactacgtacacacacatgcacacgtacacacaacggcatgcaaacacacacacacacacacgcacatatataCTAAAAAGGTTAGATTAGagagggctgtgtgtgtgtatgtgtgtgtatgtgtgtgatggaacgcgtacatgcacacacacacagatgtacaCACAGGAACACCAGCGAAGGATTTGACGCACataaatcattatcatcatcatcatcattattattattatcattattattgttacattcATAATTCTGTTGCCTACTTTCCCTGGTGCACAGAATTATGTTATATgtgcaaaagtagtagtagtagtagtagtagtagtagtagtagtagtagtagaaataatggtagcatagtagtagtagtagtagtagtagtagtagtagtagtagtcataactCATCTGCAAActtatataaagagagagagagagagagagagagagagagagagagagagagagagagagagagagagagagagagagagagagagagagagagagagagagagagagagagagagagagagagagagagagagagagagagataagaaggaaaatattatgcATGTCTTTAGTCTTTCagatcaaagtgtgtgtgtgtgtgtgtgtgtgtgtgtgtgtgtgtgtgtgtgtgtgtgtgtgtgtgtgtgtgtgtgtgtgtgagcataatCCATGTATAATAAATGAATACTTGCACGTCACAGGCCAATAATGtgtatatcaatatatatatgaatacctaatagtaaatatatatataaaaagattagCTGAGCATAAAATATTATTAAGAGgtatatagaaagagagagagagagagagagagagagagagagagagagagagagagagagagagagagagagagagagagagagagagagagagagagagagagagagagagagagttacgtaaTCAAAGTTTAGAGAAAAAGTTAAGAGAATCatagtaaagtaaaaaaaaaaaaaatagttggaaaagaaagagatagagagatagagatgaataaatagataaatagtaatagagagagagagagagagagagagagagagagagagagagagagagagagagagagagagagagagagagagagagagagagagagagagagagagagagagagagagagagagtaaactttCAAACACTGATGGTGGTATAGGCAGGTGAGGTGTGAGTTAAGTTTACCTTTGGGTTTACTCTGGCAAAGGAAAGActtggtaaggaaaaaaataaaaggaatatataAATCATTAGCTCATTGGCACTTGGAAGGGAGGTTGGCGAATCAATGAATCTCTCTTttaaaatacatacaataaaaGACACACTGTTAGCAAATACACATTaataaaaacagtagtagtagtagtagtagtagtggtagtagcagcagcagcagtagtggtagtggacaCAGAGAAAAtcgtatataataataataaacatgagAAATATAATACATCATAagcattagttattattattattattattattattatcttttggcTATATGATACACATAGTTaccttattattatatattgtcAGTCAGACACAAACAAGCAGAAGTGATATATGAGCTGGAAAAACTATTATTAGGcaaggaaagtagtagtagtagtagtagtagtagtagtagtagtagtagtagtagtagtagagataaaAAAGttcaacaaagaaagaaagagaaagagaaagagagagagagagagagagagagagagagagagagagagagaatgggaggattACAAACTAATATTAATGCAAGTTTTAATTAAAGGATATtcttgggagggagaaaaaaagagagagggagagggagagggagaaggagaggggaaataaatGAACCTACCTGCTatgctttcccttttttcctttatgttgttttttcctGGATGATTCAGCACTGGAGGAtctgaggggaaagaaaggggaaagtgaaagaaaatggaaggctgatggagtgtctctctctctctctctctttatttcatgttttctctcaaTATAAATCTTAATTccttaattttcattatttttctttcctacgctctctctctctctctctctctctctctctctctctccattctaattcttctcttctttcaatatAAATCTCAATTCCTTACAGTTctcattatactctctctctctctcctgaacacTCACCTATCACGCgaccgcttcttcttcttcttcttatccttcttgtcGCGTTTCGCCTGAGGAGCAGCTGACGGTGTGCGCTCCGGTGACGGCGAGGGAGTATTCACCCAGCcgtacttcttcttctctcccccgGCAGGAGGATTAGCCGCTGCCCCCTCCGCCGCCGCCCTCGCTagctcctccttcgccttccgGTTCGGGTCAAGAGAGGAACCTTCGACAAAGTACTCTGATATGCCAAAAGCTTCCTTCAGCCGTGAGTTCTTCTCCTGTTGGGCTTCTGCTAGTGCGTGTGTCTCCCGGACGCTGTGAGTGGGAGAACGCGGGGTGTGTTAGTAGCAAGATACATTCCCTTAAACAGCTGATTTTTGCgtgattaccagagagagagagagagagagagagagagagagagagagagagagagagagagtttgtctgAAGAAATTAAACATCAGataagcaacaataataatcacaacaacaataataagcactaagataggaggaggaggaggaggagaaaataaaaatctattaaagtagtagtagtagtagtagtagtagtatccaaACCATTACGATAAAAGGaacaacaataaagagaaaataaaaacaataactataacaaataataatgataataacaacaataacaacaacaataataataataataataataacaaaattataacaataatttcctttcattctccaaCAAACGCAACCCCCCCCTAAAAAATAAAGCCCCAAATAGCCCAAAAAACCCGACCAACTAACCTCCCGCCACAAAAACAAAACCCCATCAGTAAGCGCACCGCATGTACCTTACAACGGAGCGCAGGGTACGGCGGAAGtgcgtggtagtggtagtagtggttgtggtggaggtgcaggGGGAAGCAGGGGAGTCATCAGTAGGCGGCAGGGGCGGTGTGGGAAGCGCGGGCGTGGTGGAGGGCGCGGCAGAGTGGAATCTGTCTTGGCGTCTCCAGGGTCCCGCCTCGAGATTGGCGTGGTGGTACAAACGTCTTagcttctttctctgtctgttccttctattcctccagTTTCTACGTGCGTGGTGGCCTAGGCTGAGCGCGGGGGAGCGTGAGGGCGTGAGGGCGTGTTGCAAGGCGGGGGTACACGGGAGGACAGCTGAGGGAGGGGCGACGGCTGCTAACTTATGAAGGAGGGCTGTGTGTTGTGCTAGCAGGCTCGCTACTAGCTGCTCCCACGGCCCTCCGCCCTCTGGCTGTCCCGCTGGCTGGCTCATAGACGCGAGGACACGCCAGCGACACCTCCACGCCCACGGGATACAAGGGAGCTGCTCTGTACCGTGTTAACTGGGTATAATGATACAGGTCAATGCTATGGGGTCAGTGGTCAGGGAAACTGTACCCTAATGAAATTATTTCCTGGATTCTGCCAAAatattccttaattttttttttttttctttcttctttattttttttattacttctatatctttgtcttatttctttatttcctttatttttggttTAAGAACCAcgattctctcttcttctgttaGTGGCACTCAAGTATGCAGTGCCAAAGACGTCCCTCAGTGCCAGATCTCAGGGCACTGCTTCTCAGGCTAGTGCCACGTTCTCCTTCAGGGTATGAGTGGCGTCAATGCCAACTCAGTGCCTCGCCTCAGTGCCAATCAATGCCAAGAGGTGCCAGTTGATGCCCAAGGAGCGAGTCAATGCTGCTCTAATCAATGCCGGTGCCACGAGCAATGCCCACAGATCAATGCTATAGTGTCACGCTTCAATGCCACTGCTCTAAGAAGCGTGCCACGAGGGTCAATGCTGAACTTATAGTGCCACCAGGTCAATGCCAAGGGTGCCAAGAAGGATCAATGCCACACTCAATGACCAGTGCCAAGGGCGTGTCAGATCAATGCTTGGAGTGCCACTAATCAATGTCAACAGTGCCAGAATGAGTGCACAAGGAGAATAAATACTAACAGTTACCAATACCGTGCCAATGCCAGCAGTTCAGTGTCAACAGAAGTAGCAGGGAGTGCCAAATCAATGCCCAGTGCCACGGATCAATAACAGCACGAGGCACGGTACACACAGGGGCACCtccctacacaaacacacatacacacacacatacacacagtactGTAGGATTGGCTGGCGCACGGGTACACAAAACACGTCACACTTCACACTTTTTCTCACTTCAAACACGCACTTAGATACGAAGGCCCAAATTTGGAAGACTTGGTTGCTGGTCCTTAAAAATTACATCACACCATTGGAAGACTTGGTTGCTTGGAATAGCAGGGAAGTTAGGGGCTACATGGTTGAGCGAGGGTGTAGCGTGGGGATCTGTCCACCACACTACCTCTCTACCACACAACCAGGGCACCCATACACCCTAAATACACAGTGCTGGAGGAGTGTGGGGTTCTGAAGCCAACACCAGCACCTgtctcctcgcctcccctcaTTGTTCCTTGGTGCTGAGGGGTGCTGAGGGATGCTGATGGGTGCTGATGGGTGCTGAGGGGTGCTGGTCACTTCATCAGGGTGCTATGGTGGTGTGTGTAGGTCcagggtgtgtttagggtgtggtGACGAGGGTAGCACTGGAGAGAGCTTGCTGGAGCCTCCTTGCAGacctcccgccctcccttcctctctctcactcacacacacacacacacactctctctctctctctctctctctccctcctgctgctTTATAATCAATAGTGGCAGCAACAGCGGGACTCtcacccccccttctctctctctctctctctctctctctctctctctctctctctctctctctctctctctctccgcaagtGTGTCCAaaccattttgtgtgtgtgtgtgtgtgtgtgtgtgtgtttcttattccttctctcctccgtttcttttccttctttctctttctctcttttctttcctctgtttccctcctcctcctcctcttcttgtgacCTCCTGTGGTCGGGCGGGGAGGTAAGCCCGGATAAGCCCAcacatttgtctctctctctctctctctctctctctctctctctctctctctctctctctcgttttgtttcCCAATTTCgtctagatattttttttccgtctctctctctctctctctctctctctctctctctctctctctctctctctctctctctctctctcattaatcgtGAAGTTTTGACATAATTTCtccaaagataaaaaggaaggaatttttcgtcttctcctcctcctcctcctcctcctcttcttcctcttcctcttcttcctcttcctcctcctcttcttcctcttcctccttcttattatcATCCTTGCTCTTCACACTTTCTCCATcaatctttcttccattttctgttttaatcttcctctcattttctttcttcctttttccattttctttttcccattttcttttatggtttatttcttttatttcatttcctttgtttccttttttccttcattttttgtttttatttattttttttccattattttttttcgtttctcaaatattcccttttctttttcttcctcctcctcttcctccagtcaaatctttcctcctcttcctcctcctcctcctattcttctttttcttctttcaatcacaactcatcttctcctcctcctcctcctcctcttcttcttcctctttctcttctttcaatcacaactcatctcctcctcctcctcctcctcctcctcttcttcttcctcctcctccacctcttctttcaaTCACAACTtacatatctcctcctcctcctccttctcctcctcttctttcaatcaacttatcctcctcctcctcctcctcctcctccacacatgagaCAAGGAGACGACAGGTGTGAGAAGACCCAATTAATAATTAGGGCCACACACCTGCCCTTCAAGACGTTTCCTTTACTCCAACACTGCAAGTACCTCCTCTTACACCTTCCAAACCTGCTAACACCTCTTCCAAACCTGCTAGCTACGTCAAATATATCGAATAGCACTTCCAAACCTGCTAACACCTCTTCCAAACCTGCTAGCTACGTCAAATATATCGAATAGCACTTCCAAACCTGCTAATGCCTCTTCCAAACCTGCTAGCTACTTCAAATATATCGAATAGCACTTCCAAACCTGCTGATACCTCTTCCAAACCTGCTAGCTACGTCAAATATATCTACTAGCACTTCCAAACCTGTCTTACACACTTCCAACACAGTTAATACCTCTTCCAAACCTGCTAACTAGTCAAATTTATCTACTAGTACTTCCAAACCTGTTTTACACACTTCCAACACTGCTACCATCTCCTCCAAACCTGCTAGCTAACTTTAAGACGAGTACTAGCAATTCCAAACCTGTCTTACACCATTCCAACACTGCTAGATATCCTTCAGTGTATTTGCCAGCACTTCCAAACCTGCAAGCAACTTCTAAAACAGGTAAAACCCTTCCAAACCAGCTTTAAACGCCTCCAAACCTGCTCTGAACCTCTCCAAACCTGCTAGCTAGTCTTCCAACACTGCTAGGCATCTCAAATACACCTTATAGCCCTTCCAAACCTGCTAGCAACctcaaaaacacgtaaaaactTCCAAACCTGTTTTAAATTTCTTCAAACCTGCTACTATCTCTTCCAACACTGTTAGAGATCCCAAATACACTCACAATCCTTTCCAAACCTGCTCTGAACCTCTAAAACCTTCCAAACCTGTTCTAAACGCCTCCAAACCTGCTCTGAACCTCTCCAAACCTGCTAGTTAATCTTCCAACACTGCCAACTGACTTCAAAACAAACTATTAGCTTCTCCAAACCTGTCCACACCACTCCAACActgctgaggagagagagagagagagagagagagagagagagagagagagagagagagagagagagagagagagagagagagagtattgattgaagaggaaaggagtaccagaacacagtctctctctctctctctctctctctctctcctatcactAGCAGAATCATggcaatttttcttcctttacacagattgaaggaggaggaggaggaggaggaggaggaggaggaggaggaggaggtaaagatcAAACCATAAACTATATTGACACAAACTtgaatcacagagagagagagagagagagagagagagagagagagagagagagagagagagagagagagagagagagagagagagagagagagagagagagagagagagagagagataacaagttTACCTGTCAGATTACCTTGTGtttacactctcactctcacactcactcacttactttctccttatctctctctctctctctctctctctctctctcttacctggtgTGAACGAAGGATAGAAAAGCAGAAAGTTTACCCcaccaaacgagagagagagagagagagagagagagagagagagagagagagagagagagagagagagagagtaattgaagcaggtgaggagggagagtggattGTCTCTGACTCTAAGCTGCCGTGAGCTGCTTATGTGGGATtacgcccccctctctctctctctctctctctctctctctctctctctctgcttgctttTTCTATATCCTTTTTTGGTCTAATTTTGTGAtctagcattctctctctctctctctctctctctctctctctctctctctctctcgtaggctaaaagaaaacgaggttaCAGTTTTCCGTAGAATGAACGAAATAATACGGCAATGTTGAATTAAATCACGAAatatactaataaataaataaataaatagaatcaatacataaataaatacacaatacaaaaaagagaaataaataaataaaaagataattagataaaaaaaagtgacaaaattaACACTCGATATTAATagatttacgttttctttgatacTGCGCATCtatatattcttttgttttttacttttatttgagagagagagagagagagagagagagagagagagagagagagagagagagagagagagagagagagagagatacaagccAGCGCCATCTGttgtcaatagaaaatgtcacacGAACCCGTTTTCTCTTGACTCAATATAGGAAGAACTAATCCATTCTTGTCTTTATTCCggtgagttattattattattattatcattattatcattattattagagagagagagagagagagagagagagagagagagagagagagagagagattcttccctctctctctctcaattattaaATGTCACGcgtacaggtaaacacacacacacacacagagagagagagagagagagagagagagagagagagagagagagagagagagagagagagagagagagagagagagagagactaatcagCAAATAtccaaaatagaagagaaataaaaggggaaaaacaataataggaaatcaacaaacaataatacatacatacatacagacatacatacagacagacagacggacggacagagacagataacaacaataacgatgatgatgatgatgataataataataataataataataataataataataataataataataacaacacaagaaaatacaaagaaaaaacaagaaagaaaataaaaaaaaatgtagaaaaatgaaaagaaaagaaagagaaataaaaaacacgaaaaaaagacaaaaatatataaataaaaaataaataaaaatagaaatacaagaaaatagaaaaacaaaaggaaaaagaaaaaaaagataaaaataacataaataataataataataatacatgcattagcaacacaacacaacacaacacaacacaggaggCAACACAAGGCAACACTCACGCGGGTCTGCCAAACTGGTctctgggtgtggtggtggtggtggtggcgctgttctgctctctctccatcaacatGCTGCGAAACTGGGCaaccttcttctccacctccgcCTCGCTGTACCTGCAACACACcgcaacacaccaacactcgttacgttagcttttttttttttttttttaagatttgaaACACTTAATCaaaactctctttctctctctctctctgttttcgttttgttttcttagatTTAGATTCGAAACACtatcttgaaacacacacacacacacacacacacacacacacacacacacacacacactctctctctctctctctctctctctcgttttgttttcttagatTTAGATtcgaaacattctctctctctctctctctctctctctctctctctctctctgtgtttcatttgtttttcgttttaaagttaaaaaacgctctgctctcaccacaactgttttccaaggccacagagatgactagcgggcttttcaagagtgtttctccagttaataatgtagaaatcttgtcactctacctctagaaccataaaaaaacacccttacaaaCCCGTGTCACTACAACTGGAgcctttaaaagagtgtttctccacttaacaatgcagaaatgttgtcactgccTCTACAACTATAAAAGCACCCTtaaaacctgcgtcacttcatttagagcctttaaaaagtcTTTCTCCACTtaacaatgcagaaatgttgtcacggTCTCTAGAAACCACAACAAACTCTCTTCAAAACGTTCTGTTctctccacgactattttccaaggccacagagatgatcagcgggattttcaagggtgtttctccagcttgtaaaataaaaatcttgtcactctgcctctataaccataaaacacacttaaaaatccgtgtcacatcaactacagcctttaaaaagagtgttcatccagttaataatacggaaatgttgtcactctacctctagaaccataaaaacacgcttaaaaatccgtgtcacatc
It contains:
- the LOC123517544 gene encoding serine/arginine repetitive matrix protein 2-like isoform X4, with protein sequence MSQPAGQPEGGGPWEQLVASLLAQHTALLHKLAAVAPPSAVLPCTPALQHALTPSRSPALSLGHHARRNWRNRRNRQRKKLRRLYHHANLEAGPWRRQDRFHSAAPSTTPALPTPPLPPTDDSPASPCTSTTTTTTTTTHFRRTLRSVVSVRETHALAEAQQEKNSRLKEAFGISEYFVEGSSLDPNRKAKEELARAAAEGAAANPPAGGEKKKYGWVNTPSPSPERTPSAAPQAKRDKKDKKKKKKRSRDRSSSAESSRKKQHKGKKGKHSRSDSPKRKKRDTKKKKKEKAKRRHRSSSTSSSSSSSSSSSSSSSSSSSSSSESDSGVRAAKGSKRRRSDSPATSDTRRKRNDSHHRHSHKRPHHHHHHHHRRTTAAHHRHHHAESSPEAPRPRTKRHTSPSPEAALQDSPRPKRTGQDAEKEEKDDWPKEEANVEERGSTGDLSPPTPHLPPQKAPKVTPSQPPADKPSKATIIPCGSIPLPKPATKPPPQDKTSPQAAQTPVAAPPRPPDPTRPLELPRPPQNGQHLARNPAVKVSSPRYRRPLSSTTLSPAHSPDSRSSGSPRRSSRSSSSSRSSASSRSPSRSRSRSRSRSQTRSRSHSRSLRSGSRSASRSPSRSRSKSYSRSHSRSRSRGRSRSRSRSYGGRYSRSASRSRSRTRSRSLSIPRRRGSPSFLDKRRITSIRHLVKKR
- the LOC123517544 gene encoding serine/arginine repetitive matrix protein 2-like isoform X3; translation: MSQPAGQPEGGGPWEQLVASLLAQHTALLHKLAAVAPPSAVLPCTPALQHALTPSRSPALSLGHHARRNWRNRRNRQRKKLRRLYHHANLEAGPWRRQDRFHSAAPSTTPALPTPPLPPTDDSPASPCTSTTTTTTTTTHFRRTLRSVVSVRETHALAEAQQEKNSRLKEAFGISEYFVEGSSLDPNRKAKEELARAAAEGAAANPPAGGEKKKYGWVNTPSPSPERTPSAAPQAKRDKKDKKKKKKRSRDRSSSAESSRKKQHKGKKGKHSRSDSPKRKKRDTKKKKKEKAKRRHRSSSTSSSSSSSSSSSSSSSSSSSSSSESDSGVRAAKGSKRRRSDSPATSDTRRKRNDSHHRHSHKRPHHHHHHHHRRTTAAHHRHHHAESSPEAPRPRTKRHTSPSPEAALQDSPRPKRTGQDAEKEEKDDWPKEEANVEERGSTGDLSPPTPHLPPQKAPKVTPSQPPADKPSKATIIPCGSIPLPKPATKPPPQDKTSPQAAQTPVAAPPRPPDPTRPLELPRPPQNGQHLARNPAVKVSSPRYRSRPLSSTTLSPAHSPDSRSSGSPRRSSRSSSSSRSSASSRSPSRSRSRSRSRSQTRSRSHSRSLRSGSRSASRSPSRSRSKSYSRSHSRSRSRGRSRSRSRSYGGRYSRSASRSRSRTRSRSLSIPRRRGSPSFLDKRRITSIRHLVKKR